In a single window of the Campylobacter hyointestinalis subsp. lawsonii genome:
- a CDS encoding OprD family outer membrane porin, translating to MKLVKMSLAAIVAAGALSSVSATPLEEAIKNVDVSGFARYRYDNTTTKAALNGVDTSEGSHRFTSYVDFKAALDDNFYGILGLRYDSRDISGDADGRTNVGVNDPGAEDFGQTFNVRQFLLGYKAGNTTIQAGRQVVGTFFTDDMVGTGLKVLNTDITGLTLAAVAFDDLQRDVDISSNGLLVDKNNNPIFTSDNNLYGVAAIGSYDPVSFQVWYAMLQDITDLYAVELAANFDITEDLSLGAKAQYAGSSIDSDFKDRTNNLADDADFWAIEATAEGFGLDFSAGYIDFSADKDKASVISYEDAGSFIKPGEDLLNYTAFFGENKYWFVTAGYSFLEKFRVGVDYVDGKNKTLNNGVVKQNEIVYRASYDYSKKLNFQAWYSNIDRDKNQNDVNHFRFQAKYSF from the coding sequence ATGAAATTAGTTAAAATGAGTTTAGCTGCTATCGTAGCTGCTGGTGCTCTTTCAAGCGTAAGTGCGACTCCACTTGAAGAAGCTATAAAAAACGTAGATGTAAGCGGATTTGCTAGATACAGATACGATAATACAACAACTAAAGCTGCTTTAAATGGAGTTGATACTTCAGAAGGTAGCCATAGATTTACTTCTTATGTGGATTTCAAAGCTGCTTTAGATGACAACTTCTATGGTATCTTAGGTCTTAGATATGATAGTAGAGACATTTCTGGTGATGCTGATGGTAGAACAAATGTAGGTGTTAATGATCCAGGTGCTGAAGATTTTGGTCAAACTTTCAACGTTAGACAATTCTTATTAGGATACAAAGCTGGTAACACTACTATCCAAGCTGGTCGCCAAGTAGTAGGTACATTCTTTACTGATGATATGGTAGGAACTGGTCTTAAAGTGCTAAATACAGATATCACAGGTCTTACTCTAGCTGCTGTAGCGTTTGATGATTTACAAAGAGATGTAGATATTAGCAGTAATGGTTTATTAGTAGATAAAAATAACAACCCTATTTTCACATCAGATAACAATCTTTATGGCGTAGCAGCTATAGGCTCTTATGATCCAGTTAGCTTCCAAGTATGGTATGCTATGCTTCAAGACATAACAGATCTATATGCAGTAGAACTTGCTGCGAACTTTGATATAACAGAAGATCTATCTCTTGGTGCTAAAGCTCAGTATGCTGGTTCTAGCATAGATAGTGATTTTAAAGATAGAACAAATAATTTAGCTGATGACGCTGATTTCTGGGCTATTGAGGCTACAGCAGAGGGCTTTGGTTTAGACTTTAGTGCTGGTTATATAGACTTCTCTGCTGATAAAGACAAAGCTTCAGTTATATCTTATGAAGATGCTGGAAGCTTTATAAAACCGGGCGAAGATCTACTAAACTATACTGCATTTTTTGGTGAAAACAAATACTGGTTTGTTACTGCTGGTTACTCTTTCTTAGAGAAATTTAGAGTAGGCGTTGATTATGTAGATGGTAAAAATAAAACTCTTAATAACGGCGTAGTTAAACAAAACGAGATTGTTTATAGAGCAAGTTATGACTATAGCAAAAAACTTAACTTCCAAGCTTGGTATTCAAACATTGATCGTGATAAAAATCAAAATGATGTTAATCACTTCAGATTCCAAGCTAAATACTCATTCTAA
- a CDS encoding DUF5416 family protein yields MEQAFIVQEVSNKQGYEKQNSKMAIYQDKFERYQIRKSKILPGFFIINGDGETDFVNDFIEKFVFSDCIKSFADIKSLIVSKEDSCSNPPNGILAAKIPTFKPNLPSKAAKTTPAKPSSIKIDTTMPNPSEISVGKSNPPSKTKSDDLLSTQNENLKEVGLFFAKDIFIPRCVVSLIKISIDGFDETTDSFSFLLDIFPSNAEYKYSITKNSFEATMKLSLESYAAKELIDSFVLKGSVKDKNLTLSINDMYIYEFSPCDIDNISNKSYNPTPNHTEEL; encoded by the coding sequence ATGGAACAAGCTTTTATCGTGCAAGAAGTCTCAAATAAACAAGGCTATGAAAAACAAAACTCCAAAATGGCGATTTATCAAGACAAATTTGAACGATACCAAATAAGAAAATCAAAAATATTACCCGGTTTTTTTATCATAAATGGCGATGGCGAGACCGACTTTGTAAATGACTTTATAGAAAAATTTGTATTTAGCGACTGTATAAAAAGCTTTGCAGATATCAAGAGTCTTATTGTTTCTAAGGAAGATAGCTGTTCTAATCCACCAAATGGGATTTTGGCAGCCAAAATTCCAACATTCAAACCTAATTTACCAAGCAAGGCAGCCAAAACAACACCAGCCAAGCCAAGTTCAATCAAAATAGACACCACAATGCCTAATCCAAGCGAGATTTCAGTAGGCAAGTCTAATCCACCAAGTAAGACCAAAAGTGATGATCTTTTATCTACGCAAAATGAGAATTTAAAGGAAGTTGGATTATTTTTTGCCAAAGATATTTTTATACCAAGATGCGTTGTGTCGCTCATAAAGATAAGTATAGACGGCTTTGATGAAACCACTGATAGTTTTTCATTTTTACTAGACATCTTTCCAAGCAACGCCGAGTATAAGTATAGTATCACTAAAAACTCTTTTGAGGCGACTATGAAACTCAGCCTTGAAAGCTACGCCGCTAAAGAGCTTATAGATAGCTTTGTATTAAAAGGCAGTGTAAAAGATAAAAATTTGACCTTATCCATAAATGATATGTATATATACGAGTTTTCTCCTTGTGATATTGACAACATATCAAATAAGAGTTATAATCCAACCCCAAATCATACCGAGGAGCTTTAA
- the nifJ gene encoding pyruvate:ferredoxin (flavodoxin) oxidoreductase has product MSKIMKTMDGNEAAAYAAYAFTEVAGIYPITPSSPMADYTDVWASQGKKNIFGMPVKVVEMQSEAGAAGTVHGSLQAGALTTTYTAAQGLLLKVPNMYKIAGQMLPGVIHVAARSIAAQALSIFGDHQDIYACRQTGFAMLATGSVQEVMDLAGVAHLAAIKGRVPFLHFFDGFRTSHEIQKVEVMDYAVFDRLVDYDAIQKFRDESINPETPKTRGTAQNDDIYFQTRELTNKFYDNLPDIVAEYMNEISKVTGREYKPFVYYGDKDAERVIIAMGSVTETLEEVVDHLRSKGEKVGVVKVHLYRPFSTKYLFDVMPKSVKKIAVLDRTKEPGGLGEPLYLDIKAAYYGLENAPVIVGGRYGLSSKDVDPAQMLAVYENLNLDTPKNGFTVGIVDDVSFTSLAVGDKISLSDKDCIECLFYGLGADGTVGANKNSIKIIGDKTDLYAQAYFAYDSKKSGGYTRSHLRFGKKPIRSTYLVSNPHFVACSVAAYLDIYDVVDGLRDGGTFLLNSIWDADETIKRIPNKVKRLLAQKNANFYIINATKLAYEIGLGNRTNTIMQSAFFKLAKIIDFEDAQKYMKEYAKKTYAKKGDKIIEMNYAAIDQGADKLIKIDIDPSWVNLKDEAVTSENHYKGTEFVEKIVKPMNAARGNELPVSAFLGHEDGSFEAGTTEYEKRGVGVMVPKWIEENCIQCNQCAFVCPHAVIRPFLIDEDEMNAAPIGVKSHNLEAKGKEVKGLKYKIQVSPLDCTGCELCAQNCPSKEKSLVMVPLGEEMDKGEQENADYLFKNVRYKDDLMNKDSVKGAMFAQPLFEFHGACPGCGETPYITLITRLFGEQMMVANATGCSSIYGGSAPSTPYRKSNANGHGVAWANSLFEDNAEFGMGMEIATETIRHRIENIMLNTIDKAPNAIVALYKDWLEFKGDSKKSAQIRDMLVPLLEANLNLEGAKEILSLKKYIARKSQWIIGGDGWAYDIGYGGLDHVLASGENVNVLVLDTEVYSNTGGQSSKSSRSGSVAQFSASGKAVQKKDLGQIAMTYGNIFVAQINSNASQANVIKAIAAAEAYNGPSLVIAYSPCIAHGIKGGLALSGDQAELATKCGYWPTFIYDPRLAKEGKNPLKITSKEPEWDRYEEFLLNEVRYSSLKKINPDHARELFEQNKSDSKRRYRQLKRLANADFSDELE; this is encoded by the coding sequence ATGAGTAAAATTATGAAAACAATGGATGGTAATGAAGCTGCTGCTTACGCTGCTTACGCATTTACCGAGGTTGCTGGGATTTACCCTATAACTCCGAGTTCGCCTATGGCTGACTATACAGATGTTTGGGCATCACAAGGTAAAAAGAATATTTTTGGTATGCCTGTTAAAGTTGTAGAGATGCAAAGTGAAGCCGGAGCCGCTGGAACTGTGCACGGTAGCCTTCAAGCCGGAGCTCTTACTACTACTTATACAGCCGCTCAAGGATTGCTTCTTAAGGTGCCAAATATGTATAAGATAGCCGGACAGATGTTACCAGGCGTTATACATGTTGCAGCACGCTCAATAGCTGCTCAAGCTCTTTCTATCTTTGGGGATCATCAAGATATATATGCCTGTCGTCAAACGGGATTTGCTATGCTTGCGACTGGCTCAGTACAAGAAGTTATGGATCTAGCCGGAGTTGCTCATTTGGCAGCTATAAAAGGACGAGTGCCGTTTTTACATTTCTTTGACGGCTTTAGAACAAGCCATGAAATTCAAAAAGTTGAAGTTATGGATTACGCTGTTTTTGATAGGTTGGTAGATTATGATGCTATCCAAAAATTCCGCGACGAAAGCATAAATCCTGAAACTCCAAAAACTAGAGGAACCGCTCAAAACGATGATATTTATTTTCAAACTAGAGAGCTTACAAACAAATTTTATGATAATCTTCCAGATATCGTTGCAGAGTATATGAATGAAATATCAAAAGTCACCGGTCGTGAGTATAAACCATTTGTATATTATGGAGATAAAGACGCAGAACGCGTGATAATCGCTATGGGCTCTGTGACTGAGACTTTAGAAGAAGTTGTAGATCATCTAAGAAGCAAAGGCGAAAAAGTAGGAGTTGTAAAAGTTCATCTTTATAGACCTTTTAGCACAAAATACCTATTTGATGTTATGCCTAAAAGCGTTAAAAAGATAGCTGTTTTAGATAGGACAAAAGAGCCAGGCGGTCTTGGCGAACCACTTTATCTTGACATAAAAGCAGCGTATTATGGCTTAGAAAACGCCCCTGTGATAGTCGGTGGTAGATATGGACTTAGCTCAAAAGACGTTGATCCAGCTCAAATGTTAGCAGTATATGAGAATTTAAATTTAGATACGCCTAAAAATGGATTTACAGTCGGTATAGTAGATGATGTTTCATTTACTTCACTAGCAGTAGGAGATAAAATTTCGCTAAGTGATAAAGATTGTATAGAGTGTTTGTTTTACGGACTTGGAGCAGATGGAACAGTCGGAGCAAACAAAAACTCAATCAAGATTATCGGCGATAAAACAGATCTTTACGCTCAAGCGTATTTTGCTTATGATAGTAAAAAATCAGGCGGTTATACGAGAAGCCATTTAAGATTTGGCAAAAAACCTATCCGCTCAACATATCTTGTATCAAATCCTCACTTTGTAGCTTGTTCTGTAGCAGCGTATCTTGATATTTACGATGTTGTAGATGGATTAAGAGATGGCGGAACATTCCTTTTAAATTCTATTTGGGACGCGGACGAAACTATAAAACGCATACCAAATAAAGTAAAAAGGCTGTTAGCACAAAAAAATGCAAATTTCTATATCATAAATGCTACAAAATTAGCTTATGAGATAGGACTAGGAAATCGCACTAATACCATAATGCAATCAGCATTTTTCAAACTTGCAAAAATCATAGATTTTGAAGACGCACAAAAATATATGAAAGAGTATGCGAAGAAAACTTATGCTAAAAAAGGCGATAAGATCATAGAGATGAACTACGCAGCTATCGATCAAGGTGCTGATAAACTTATAAAAATAGATATCGATCCTAGCTGGGTAAATTTAAAAGATGAAGCAGTAACTAGCGAGAATCATTATAAAGGTACTGAATTTGTAGAAAAAATAGTAAAACCTATGAACGCAGCTCGTGGTAATGAACTTCCTGTTTCAGCATTTTTAGGACATGAAGACGGCAGTTTTGAAGCCGGTACAACTGAGTATGAAAAACGCGGTGTTGGCGTAATGGTGCCAAAATGGATAGAAGAAAACTGCATTCAATGTAATCAATGTGCATTCGTTTGTCCTCACGCAGTTATTCGTCCATTCCTTATAGATGAAGATGAGATGAATGCAGCCCCTATAGGAGTAAAATCTCATAACCTTGAAGCAAAAGGCAAAGAGGTAAAAGGTTTAAAATATAAAATACAAGTAAGTCCGCTTGATTGTACTGGTTGTGAGCTTTGTGCTCAAAACTGCCCTAGTAAAGAAAAATCACTAGTTATGGTACCACTTGGCGAAGAGATGGATAAAGGTGAGCAAGAAAACGCTGATTATTTATTTAAAAATGTTAGATATAAAGATGATCTAATGAATAAAGATAGCGTAAAAGGAGCTATGTTTGCTCAACCGCTATTTGAATTCCACGGTGCTTGTCCGGGATGTGGCGAAACACCTTATATAACACTTATCACAAGGCTATTTGGCGAACAAATGATGGTGGCAAATGCAACTGGTTGTAGCTCGATATACGGCGGTTCGGCTCCATCAACTCCATATCGTAAAAGCAATGCAAATGGTCATGGCGTAGCGTGGGCAAATTCACTTTTTGAAGACAATGCTGAGTTTGGTATGGGTATGGAGATAGCTACTGAGACTATCCGCCATCGCATCGAAAATATCATGCTAAATACGATAGATAAAGCACCAAATGCTATAGTTGCGCTTTATAAAGATTGGTTGGAATTTAAAGGCGATAGCAAGAAATCAGCTCAGATAAGAGATATGTTGGTGCCTTTACTAGAAGCAAATTTAAATTTAGAAGGTGCAAAAGAGATCCTAAGTCTTAAAAAATATATCGCACGCAAATCACAATGGATAATAGGCGGCGATGGTTGGGCTTATGATATCGGATATGGCGGACTTGATCACGTTTTAGCTAGTGGAGAAAATGTAAATGTGCTAGTTTTAGATACCGAAGTCTATTCTAACACAGGCGGACAAAGTTCAAAATCAAGCCGTAGTGGCTCAGTAGCTCAGTTTAGTGCTAGTGGTAAAGCAGTTCAAAAGAAAGATCTAGGACAGATAGCTATGACTTATGGAAATATCTTTGTAGCTCAAATCAACTCAAACGCAAGTCAAGCAAACGTCATCAAAGCCATAGCCGCAGCAGAAGCTTACAACGGACCTAGCCTTGTTATAGCATACTCTCCTTGTATAGCTCACGGTATAAAAGGCGGACTTGCGCTCTCAGGAGACCAAGCAGAGCTTGCTACAAAGTGCGGTTATTGGCCTACATTTATCTATGATCCACGTCTTGCAAAAGAGGGTAAAAACCCGTTAAAAATTACTTCAAAAGAGCCTGAATGGGATAGATATGAAGAGTTTTTATTAAACGAGGTTCGTTACAGCTCTCTTAAAAAGATAAATCCAGACCACGCAAGAGAGCTTTTTGAACAAAATAAATCCGACTCAAAAAGAAGATATCGCCAACTAAAACGTTTGGCAAATGCTGATTTTAGCGACGAATTAGAATAA
- a CDS encoding HAD family hydrolase, with the protein MSRPTILFDLDGTLIDSTNSILNGFFAAFDAFKFKRPQTEEICALIGHPLDYMFAHLGVNDEVVWDFIAVYKETYKKTYLQDTKLLDFAKESIELANEFADLGVVTTKTSKYSVILLDHLGIGKYFKTIIGKDDVINPKPHPEPILKALLNLDKTDKFAYMVGDTPMDAKAAKSANIISVGVTCGYCTEQNLSKYCDHVAKNSLEAVKFIRSDTL; encoded by the coding sequence ATGAGCAGACCGACCATATTATTTGATCTAGATGGGACTCTTATAGACTCTACAAATTCTATATTAAACGGATTTTTCGCCGCTTTTGATGCTTTTAAATTTAAAAGACCACAAACTGAAGAAATTTGTGCTTTGATAGGACATCCGCTTGATTATATGTTTGCTCATCTTGGAGTAAATGATGAAGTTGTTTGGGATTTTATAGCTGTTTATAAAGAGACATACAAAAAAACGTATCTACAAGATACAAAACTTCTTGACTTTGCCAAAGAGTCCATAGAACTAGCAAATGAGTTTGCAGATCTTGGAGTTGTTACTACTAAAACTTCAAAATACTCAGTAATCTTACTAGATCACCTTGGCATAGGAAAGTATTTTAAAACAATAATCGGTAAAGATGATGTGATAAATCCAAAGCCACATCCAGAGCCTATCTTAAAAGCTCTTTTAAATTTAGATAAAACTGATAAATTTGCTTATATGGTAGGTGATACTCCTATGGACGCTAAAGCGGCAAAAAGTGCAAATATTATTAGCGTGGGTGTGACGTGTGGATATTGCACTGAGCAAAATTTATCAAAATACTGCGATCACGTTGCCAAAAATAGCTTAGAAGCCGTTAAATTCATCAGATCTGATACATTATAA
- a CDS encoding mechanosensitive ion channel family protein yields the protein MNLEIIQNLDYMTILALVSKYSLNLIVSILIFFIGKWIISKLTFVLEKILDKTKIDSMLSNFVLNTTRTLLFIFVILAALSNLGIETTSFVAVLGAVGLAIGMAFKDTFGNIGAGVLIIFFKPFRLGDSIDIDGSIGTATELNLFSTYLTTSDNKTIIIPNSQIISSKIINYSLKPNRRVDLTFSIDYKDDLKLARDIILDIATRKDIILNDPAPFVGVMSLGDNGVNLVARFWAKNENCLSVYHQMLEEVKIAFDKNGISIPFTQVVTHHIYESDKK from the coding sequence ATGAATTTAGAGATTATTCAAAATCTAGATTATATGACTATACTTGCTCTTGTGAGTAAGTATAGCTTAAACCTTATAGTTTCTATTCTTATATTTTTTATCGGAAAATGGATTATTTCAAAACTTACTTTTGTTTTAGAAAAGATCTTAGATAAAACAAAAATAGATTCTATGCTTTCAAATTTTGTGCTAAATACCACAAGAACACTGCTTTTTATATTTGTTATATTAGCCGCACTTTCAAATTTAGGTATAGAGACTACCTCTTTTGTGGCAGTTCTTGGTGCTGTAGGTTTAGCTATAGGCATGGCTTTTAAAGATACTTTTGGCAATATCGGGGCTGGCGTTCTTATTATATTTTTCAAACCTTTCAGACTTGGAGATAGCATAGATATCGATGGTTCTATCGGTACTGCTACAGAACTAAATTTATTTAGTACGTATCTAACTACTAGCGATAACAAAACTATTATTATTCCAAATTCTCAAATTATATCTTCAAAGATCATTAACTATTCTTTAAAACCAAATAGAAGAGTAGATCTTACTTTTAGTATAGATTATAAAGACGATTTAAAATTGGCTAGAGATATCATTCTTGACATAGCTACTCGCAAAGATATTATTTTAAATGATCCAGCTCCGTTTGTTGGTGTTATGAGCCTCGGTGATAATGGCGTAAATTTAGTAGCTCGTTTTTGGGCTAAAAATGAAAATTGTCTATCTGTTTATCATCAAATGTTAGAAGAAGTGAAAATCGCATTTGACAAAAATGGCATTTCCATACCATTCACGCAAGTAGTTACTCATCATATTTATGAAAGCGATAAAAAATGA
- a CDS encoding OmpA family protein: MKKIALALCAASALFGANTYNYEFTPVVGYAHPEGTQGIDDQKFIGLRIAGNLDMFLLSQLELGFDYSKNVTFENILGRETDLTRYYINLIKDFPLTDVFSVYGLLGLGYQDLTHEANDIEDGGFAQAGLGLKYKVTDNFSLKAEARDALDWNHGSNTFLYSLGFAVSFGEVAKAAPAPVVEKVAPAPAPIAPAIGDEDGDGVFDNVDRCPGTPKGVVVDEYGCEKVIRLSLKANFAFDSATVSPEYEAKIKEVANVMIDNPEYRVILEGHTDSTGSDAYNQKLSLKRANAVASVLEKMGVSKSKITTEGFGESKPIASNATKEGRAQNRRVEAKFRNK; encoded by the coding sequence ATGAAAAAGATTGCTTTGGCGTTATGTGCTGCATCTGCACTTTTTGGTGCTAACACATATAACTACGAATTTACTCCAGTTGTGGGATATGCCCATCCAGAAGGTACTCAAGGTATTGATGACCAAAAATTTATAGGTTTAAGAATAGCTGGAAATCTAGATATGTTTTTACTAAGTCAATTAGAGCTTGGTTTTGACTATTCTAAAAACGTAACTTTCGAAAATATATTAGGTAGAGAGACTGATCTAACAAGATACTATATAAATTTAATTAAAGATTTTCCTTTGACTGATGTATTTTCTGTTTATGGACTTTTAGGACTTGGATATCAAGATCTTACTCATGAAGCAAACGATATCGAAGATGGTGGATTTGCTCAAGCTGGTCTTGGCTTGAAATACAAAGTTACAGATAACTTCTCACTTAAAGCAGAAGCTAGAGATGCGCTTGATTGGAATCACGGATCAAACACATTCTTATACTCTCTTGGATTTGCAGTCTCTTTTGGTGAGGTTGCTAAGGCAGCTCCTGCTCCAGTAGTAGAAAAAGTAGCTCCTGCTCCAGCACCTATTGCTCCAGCTATCGGCGACGAAGATGGTGATGGCGTTTTTGACAATGTAGATAGATGCCCTGGCACTCCAAAAGGCGTTGTTGTTGATGAATATGGTTGTGAAAAAGTTATTCGCTTAAGCTTAAAAGCAAATTTTGCATTTGATAGTGCTACAGTTAGCCCTGAGTATGAAGCAAAGATAAAAGAAGTAGCAAATGTTATGATAGATAACCCAGAGTATAGAGTTATCCTAGAAGGACATACTGATAGCACCGGCTCTGATGCTTATAACCAAAAGCTATCACTAAAAAGAGCTAATGCAGTTGCATCTGTTTTAGAAAAAATGGGCGTTAGTAAAAGCAAGATCACTACAGAAGGATTTGGTGAGTCAAAACCTATAGCATCAAATGCTACAAAAGAAGGACGTGCCCAAAATCGCCGTGTAGAAGCTAAATTCAGAAATAAATAA
- the rpsI gene encoding 30S ribosomal protein S9: MATTYATGKRKTAVAKVWVKPGSGKIVVNGMDLNTWLGGHEAIKLKVVQPLLVTKQETSMDITATTLGGGYSAQAEALRHGISRALASIDATFRAALKPQGLLSRDSRVVERKKYGRRKARRSPQFSKR, from the coding sequence ATGGCAACAACATACGCAACAGGTAAGAGAAAAACAGCAGTTGCTAAAGTTTGGGTAAAACCAGGTAGTGGCAAAATAGTTGTAAATGGTATGGATCTAAACACTTGGCTTGGCGGACACGAAGCTATAAAGCTTAAAGTAGTTCAACCATTATTAGTAACAAAACAAGAAACTTCTATGGATATCACAGCCACGACTTTAGGTGGTGGGTATTCAGCTCAAGCAGAGGCTTTGAGACACGGAATTTCAAGAGCTTTAGCTTCTATCGACGCAACATTTAGAGCAGCTCTTAAACCACAAGGCCTTCTAAGTCGTGATAGCCGTGTTGTTGAGCGTAAAAAATATGGCCGCAGAAAAGCGAGAAGAAGTCCGCAATTCTCAAAGAGATAA
- the rplM gene encoding 50S ribosomal protein L13, which translates to MTKITKPNEVKRDWIVLDASGKRFGRLLTEAATLLRGKHKPGFSPNVDCGDYVIIINASKAEFTGANKAEEKLYHRHSGYFGSVKSEKFGDLLANKPEKLYKLAVRGMLPKTKLGKEMLKKLKIYAGSEHPHTAQIAKEGK; encoded by the coding sequence ATGACAAAGATAACAAAGCCAAATGAAGTAAAGCGTGATTGGATCGTTCTTGATGCTTCTGGAAAGAGATTTGGTAGATTGCTAACTGAAGCTGCTACACTACTTCGTGGCAAACATAAGCCAGGATTTAGCCCAAATGTTGATTGTGGAGATTATGTAATCATCATCAACGCTAGTAAGGCAGAATTCACAGGTGCGAATAAAGCTGAAGAGAAGCTTTATCACAGACATTCAGGCTATTTTGGTAGCGTAAAAAGCGAAAAATTTGGTGATTTACTAGCTAATAAACCTGAAAAACTTTATAAATTAGCAGTCCGTGGTATGCTACCTAAGACAAAATTAGGCAAAGAGATGCTTAAAAAATTAAAAATTTATGCCGGTAGTGAGCATCCGCACACTGCACAAATAGCTAAAGAAGGAAAATAA